In one Diceros bicornis minor isolate mBicDic1 chromosome 2, mDicBic1.mat.cur, whole genome shotgun sequence genomic region, the following are encoded:
- the LRRN1 gene encoding leucine-rich repeat neuronal protein 1, producing the protein MARMSFVLAACQLVLGLLMTSLTGSSLQNTECPQLCVCEIRPWFTPQSTYREATTVDCNDLRLTRIPSNLSSDTQVLLLQSNNIAKTVDELQQLFNLTELDFSQNNFTNIKEVGLANLTQLTTLHLEENQITEMTDYCLQDLSNLQELYINHNQISTISANAFSGLKNLLRLHLNSNKLKVIDSRWFDSTPNLEILMIGENPVIGILDMNFKSLSNLRSLVLAGMYLTDVPGNALVGLDSLESLSFYDNKLIQVPQLALQKVPNLKFLDLNKNPIHKIQEGDFKNMLRLKELGINNMGDLVSVDRYALDNLPELTKLEATNNPKLSYIHRLAFRSVPALESLMLNNNALNAIYQKTVESLPNLREISIHSNPLRCDCVIHWINSNKTNIRFMEPLSMFCAMPPEYRGQQVKEVLIQDSSEQCLPMISHDTFPNHLNMDIGTTVFLDCRAMAEPEPEIYWVTPLGNKITVETVADKYKLSSEGTLEIANIQIEDSGRYTCVAQNVEGADTRVVTIKVNGTLLDGTQVLKIYVKQTESHSILVSWKVNSNVMTSNLKWSSATMKIDNPHITYTARVPVDVHEYNLTHLQPSTDYEVCLTVSNIHQQTQKSCVNVTTKNAAFALDISDQETSTALAAVMGSMFAVISLVSIAVYIAKRFKRKSYHHSLKKYMQKTSSIPLNELYPPLINLWEGDSEKDKDGSADTKPTQVDTSRSYYMW; encoded by the coding sequence ATGGCTAGGATGAGCTTTGTTTTAGCAGCTTGCCAATTGGTGCTGGGCTTGCTAATGACTTCATTAACTGGATCTTCGCTACAAAATACTGAGTGTCCACAACTTTGTGTATGTGAAATTAGGCCCTGGTTTACCCCACAGTCAACATACAGAGAAGCCACCACTGTTGATTGCAATGATCTCCGCTTAACAAGGATTCCCAGCAACCTTTCCAGTGatacacaagtgcttctcctacAGAGCAATAACATCGCCAAGACCGTGGATGAGCTTCAGCAGCTTTTCAACTTAACTGAGCTAGATTTCTCCCAAAacaactttacaaatattaaggaGGTAGGGCTGGCAAACCTGACCCAGCTCACTACTCTACATTTGGAGGAAAATCAGATTACGGAAATGACTGATTACTGTCTGCAAGATCTCAGCAACCTTCAAGAACTCTACATCAACCATAACCAGATTAGCACTATTTCTGCTAATGCTTTTTCAGgcttaaaaaatcttttaaggCTCCACCTGAACTCTAACAAATTGAAAGTTATTGATAGCCGCTGGTTTGATTCAACACCCAACCTGGAAATTCTCATGATTGGGGAAAATCCTGTGATTGGAATTCTGGATATGAACTTCAAATCCCTCTCAAATTTGAGAAGCTTGGTTTTGGCAGGAATGTATCTCACTGATGTTCCTGGAAATGCCTTGGTGGGCTTGGATAGCCTCGAGAGTCTGTCATTTTATGATAACAAACTGATCCAAGTCCCTCAACTTGCTCTGCAAAAAGTTCCAAATTTGAAATTCTTAGACCTCAACAAAAACCCCATCCACAAAATCCAAGAAGGAGACTTCAAAAATATGCTTCGGTTAAAAGAACTGGGAATCAACAATATGGGGGATCTCGTCTCCGTGGACCGCTATGCCCTGGATAACTTGCCTGAACTCACAAAGCTAGAAGCCACCAATAACCCCAAATTATCCTACATCCACCGCTTAGCTTTTCGAAGTGTTCCTGCCCTGGAAAGCTTGATGTTGAACAACAATGCCTTGAATGCCATTTATCAAAAGACGGTAGAATCCCTTCCCAATCTGCGTGAGATCAGCATCCATAGCAATCCCCTGAGATGTGACTGTGTCATCCACTGGATTAACTCCAACAAGACAAACATCCGCTTCATGGAGCCCTTATCCATGTTCTGTGCCATGCCGCCCGAATATAGAGGGCAGCAGGTGAAAGAAGTTTTAATCCAGGATTCAAGTGAACAGTGCCTCCCAATGATATCTCATGACACATTCCCAAATCATTTAAACATGGATATTGGCACAACAGTTTTCCTAGACTGTCGGGCGATGGCTGAGCCAGAACCTGAAATTTACTGGGTCACTCCCCTTGGAAATAAGATAACTGTAGAAACCGTTGCAGATAAATACAAGCTAAGTAGTGAAGGTACCTTGGAAATAGCTAACATACAAATTGAAGACTCAGGAAGGTACACCTGTGTTGCCCAGAATGTCGAAGGTGCAGACACTCGCGTGGTGACAATTAAGGTTAATGGAACCCTTCTGGATGGTACCCAGGTGCTGAAAATATATGTCAAGCAGACAGAATCTCATTCCATTTTAGTGTCCTGGAAAGTTAATTCCAATGTCATGACATCAAACTTAAAATGGTCATCTGCTACCATGAAGATTGACAACCCCCACATAACATATACTGCCAGGGTCCCAGTAGATGTTCACGAGTACAACCTAACACATCTGCAGCCTTCCACAGATTATGAAGTGTGTCTCACAGTGTCCAATATTCATCAGCAGACTCAAAAGTCATGTGTTAATGTCACAACCAAAAATGCTGCCTTCGCACTGGACATTTCTGATCAAGAAACCAGTACAGCCCTTGCTGCAGTAATGGGGTCCATGTTTGCCGTCATTAGTCTTGTGTCCATTGCTGTGTACATTGCCAAAAGATTTAAGAGAAAAAGCTACCACCATTCATTAAAAAAGTATATGCAAAAGACCTCTTCAATCCCACTAAATGAGCTATACCCACCACTCATTAACCTCTGGGAAGGTGACAGCGAGAAAGACAAAGATGGTTCTGCAGACACCAAGCCAACCCAGGTTGACACATCCAGAAGCTATTACATGTGGTAA